The Glycine max cultivar Williams 82 chromosome 12, Glycine_max_v4.0, whole genome shotgun sequence genome window below encodes:
- the LOC100793942 gene encoding uncharacterized protein: protein MAQRKTHSPTYWWRMFGSQTPNLQKLAIKILSLTCSASGCERNWSVFEQIHSKKRNRLEHKRLHDLVFVKYNQQLKQRYNARDEIDRISLNDIDVCNEWLVGEMDQDDDNDAGNDLVFEDDDALNWATVYQASGVGECRMYTRQKKQKTSVVAAQTSKKQAMVVGSSSRKQKAVQENDEDLDVEENIDVESEEEEIMVNFEASDGEEGEGDAPLPYDNNEDDYVGIGEDD, encoded by the exons ATGgctcaaaggaaaacccattctcCTA CATATTGGTGGCGAATGTTTGGGTCACAAACTCCAAATTTGCAGAAGCTGGCTATTAAGATTTTGAGTTTGACTTGCAGTGCTTCAGGATGTGAAAGAAATTGGAGTGTGTTTGAGCAA attcattccaaaaaaagaaataggctTGAGCACAAGAGGTTGCATGATTTGGTGTTTGTCAAATACAACCAACAATTGAAGCAAAGATATAATGCAAGAGATGAAATTGATCGAATTTCTCTTAATGATATTGATGTATGCAATGAATGGCTCGTGGGAGAGATGGAtcaagatgatgataatgatgctggaaatgatttggtatttgaagatgatgatgctcTAAATTGGGCAACTGTGTATCAGGCTTCGGGGGTTGGAGAGTGTAGGATGTATACTAGGcagaaaaagcaaaaaacaagTGTTGTTGCTGCCCAAACTTCTAAAAAACAGGCAATGGTTGTTGGATCTTCATCAAGGAAGCAAAAAGCAGTCCAAGAAAATGATGAGGATCTAGATGTTGAGGAGAATATTGATGTTgaatctgaagaagaagaaatcatggTCAATTTTGAGGCGTCTGATGGggaagagggagagggagatgcTCCATTACCATATGATAACAACGAAGATGATTATGTTGGGATTGGAGAAGATGATTAG